Proteins from a single region of Syngnathus scovelli strain Florida chromosome 7, RoL_Ssco_1.2, whole genome shotgun sequence:
- the mab21l1 gene encoding putative nucleotidyltransferase MAB21L1 yields MIAAQAKLVYHLNKYYNEKCQSRKAAVSKTIREVCKVVSDVLKEVEVQEPRFISSLSEMDNRFEGLEVISPSEFEVVLYLNQMGVFNFVDDGSLPGCAVLKLSDGRKRSMSLWVEFITASGYLSARKIRSRFQTLVAQAVDKCSYRDVVKMVADTSEVKLRIRDRYVVQITPAFKCTGIWPRSAAHWPLPHIPWPGPNRVAEVKAEGFNLLSKECYSLNGKQSSAESDAWVLQFAEAENRLLLGGCRKKCLSVLKALRDRHLELPGAPLNNYHMKTLVSYECEKHPRESDWDENCLGDRLNGILLQLISCLQCRRCPHYFLPNLDLFQGKPHSALENAAKQTWRLAREILTNPKSLEKL; encoded by the coding sequence ATGATCGCCGCGCAGGCCAAGCTGGTGTACCACCTCAACAAGTACTACAACGAGAAGTGCCAGTCGCGCAAGGCGGCCGTGTCCAAGACCATCCGCGAGGTGTGCAAGGTGGTGTCGGACGTGCTGAAGGAGGTGGAGGTGCAGGAGCCGCGCTTCATCAGCTCGCTGAGCGAGATGGACAACCGCTTCGAGGGCCTGGAGGTCATCTCGCCCAGCGAGTTCGAGGTGGTGCTCTACCTCAACCAGATGGGCGTGTTCAACTTCGTGGACGACGGCTCGCTGCCCGGCTGCGCCGTGCTCAAGCTGAGCGACGGCCGCAAGCGCAGCATGTCGCTGTGGGTGGAGTTCATCACCGCCTCCGGCTACCTGTCGGCGCGTAAGATCCGCTCGCGCTTCCAGACGCTGGTGGCGCAGGCGGTGGACAAGTGCAGCTACCGCGACGTGGTCAAGATGGTGGCGGACACCAGCGAGGTCAAGCTGCGCATCCGCGACCGCTACGTGGTGCAGATCACGCCCGCCTTCAAGTGCACGGGCATCTGGCCGCGCAGCGCCGCGCACTGGCCGCTGCCGCACATCCCCTGGCCGGGCCCCAACCGCGTGGCCGAGGTCAAGGCGGAGGGCTTCAACCTGCTCTCCAAGGAGTGCTACTCGCTCAACGGCAAGCAGAGCTCGGCCGAGAGCGACGCCTGGGTGCTGCAGTTCGCCGAGGCCGAGAACCGGCTGCTGCTGGGCGGCTGccgcaaaaagtgcctgtcggtGCTCAAGGCGCTGCGCGACCGCCACCTGGAGCTGCCCGGCGCGCCGCTCAACAACTACCACATGAAGACGCTGGTGTCGTACGAGTGCGAGAAGCACCCGCGCGAGTCCGACTGGGACGAGAACTGCCTGGGCGACCGCCTCAACGGGATTCTATTGCAGCTCATCTCCTGCCTGCAGTGCCGCCGATGCCCGCACTACTTCCTGCCCAACCTCGACCTCTTCCAGGGCAAGCCGCACTCGGCCCTGGAGAACGCCGCCAAGCAGACGTGGCGCCTGGCCAGGGAGATCCTCACCAACCCCAAAAGCCTGGAGAAGCTTTGA